TTTATATGTCAAGAGTTTGCCATGAACTATTTGGTTTTGACAAAAAGCCTATCATACTATTCAGCCCGACGTTACCAGTGATTCACATAGCATGGGCGAATAGAACTGTAACAAAATTAGATTTTTGTATACAGTGATTAAATCAGTGAAGAAATGGAATGTCTATAAAAGCTAATGGGGTTCGAgaacaaaaagtttaagaatTACTCATCGAAGATGTgctttatcaaaaataataaaaacaacttCACCAAGAGAATGATGATTACTGATATACAACTCGTTCgattgtttgttcaaaatttgatgtATTCTCCGTCATCAAACATTCATAACTTCCCCCTTTTGTTCTCAGAAGCCACAAGTTGACAGTGTCGCGTTGTTGGCTGCAGCAAGTCAAAGTCCAAATGACGCAAATGCCAAGCGAATTGTAATGAAATCGGACTTTTTACGTAAGGTTTTGTAAATTATAAAACCGTGATATACTATTagtgatttttcaaatattcaagaCTTTTAGAACGATGATACAAGAATTCAATGAGAAGTTGGCCAAtgattaaaatcaaaaacttcattttaaaaagataaaaaacgTGACACGAAGAAACCATTTTAAGGCACGAAATCGATGGTCATTGTTTGGAGTTAGTCTGATATTGCAGTCGGGTATCGAGTCAAGTTTTAATCGACCCGGAGCTAAAGTCGGATAAAGGCTTTCTCAGATTTTAGATCCCCGTCCACCCGTCATTTCAAACAGTAAACTTTTCAATATTCGTGAAGCTTAGAATCAATCTTCCATCCTATTTTCTGAGCTTGCTTTAACGCTCCTTTTTAATCTAAGATAAAACTATTAAATCTTACTCAGAATCTTACGATGATCTGAAGCTCAATGATACCAAAAAGAATGACAATCCACTATCATCTTTGTCTGAAGGTGCTCTAAGTTTTGATCAAATTGGAagtgaaaaatattcaacaactCCACAAAGGTATTATAAAACAGATTAACAGTTGTTATCTGCAAAaaagcaaaaaagtttgaaaatatttttctgcaaTATTTGTTTATAGCATTAAATATCTTCAATCAAATTCTTAACTTGTGTGTCATGTGTTtgtttaaaacacacaactgtTCAGTATTCTTGAGTATGTCATGGATATAACAGAGACACTATATATCATAATACTAAGAAACTTGCTGTACTATGAAAAAAGAGCTCAATAGTGGCATCGTGCGACAGAGTAAATCATTAATCATGGTGTTAAGAAATCAACTTACCTTATGAAACCCCAAGATTTAACACAAGTGCTATTGCCTGAAACGTTCTTAAACAATTGCATATGCAGCTACGTTATATCTTAATTGCTTATAGATACTTCATTCCTGTTTCCTCCGCGGTGTTTACGAGTAGGGCCTGATCGATACTGCCTTTTTAAACCGATACCGATAGTTTTCTAAAACTAGGCCGATAAGCCGATACCGATGTTTCCACACATAAAAAGATGGCTACAAGTAACAAGCAACACTCTGATAATTCTGTGTTTTTCTTGCAAAAGAAATGAAATCTATAACAAAATGTTTAACTCATGCAATGATAACAAAAAATTGCATAACAAAATTTAGAGATCCCTAAAATTGGAGTTTCGAAAACTGTCGAGTGTCGACAGTTGAAAATTGTACATACTCTCAATACTTTTTTACTCAATTCCTATGAATTCAGTTTTATTAGGGCATGCGAAGCCCATAGGTGCTATTTTAATCCCATTATCGTTAGTCCTAACTTTGGAGGtgttttgtgtaattttcagatAAATTATTAACAATCATTAATAAGATAAAACTGTTGccaagaaattttaaattgcatttAGGGAAGTCTTGAATTCGGAGCTAGGAATGACATTATTATTTGATGATTGTGTTGTTactgtacaacagccatcaaaatgcaagagtaCAATTATTTGTCATAGTAATAGACGTATATTACAAAGTATTGCCATCATAGGAAAATACGAATTCCATTGAAAgcaggtattgccatcataaggatcccccAGCATGTGTTTCAGCTTCAAGTTTCTGGTACAATGTTCTTATGATTACTGACTCAACAGCTCAAATCTATTCTATTTATACAACTAGCATTTTCAGCGGAAACTAAATTGCCTTTTCCCCCATGTGTACTCTCTCAAATAATATTATCGATAATAACCTTCCAGTTATGGCCATacatgaaatgaataaatacacGCCACCCGACTTAATTTTGACACTTTGGCAGTCACATGATTGCCGATAACTATCGATAAAATTAGCCGATACTGATAGTtcgaaatttgtgaaaaacaaaGTCGATATATCGGTCTGGCCCTATTTACGAGTAATTTTTACGAATTTCTCAGTGTTGAAATGTATAAAAATTATTGGTAGTCGCTAAATCCAGAGTATCGAGCCAAGTCGGTCGTCGAAAGCTCGAAACTCCCATCAATTTTGAGGTTCGAGACTCAGGGCCAGTTGAGTCACTACTCACTACACTCCCGATTTATGAGTCTGACGTTCAATCAACGTTCTTTTTAACACCAAACTAGGTATTATTCATGTGACAAAATTTACCACGCCATACCAGGGCTAATTTCAAATTCTTGCTGatgaattttcgatttttcaataCAACTTTAATCGACGTGGTAAATCATTgcaatgttatttttttgtttcaagctATATCCGTGTGGTGTCAAGGCTCACTGCACTGGTTCGAACCTTAgtttactttcatttattttgtctaGATGACTCGGTTCACTCCGGGTGAAAACCAATTACCAACTCTGCTCATTCAGGTTCTTCGAGCCCGGTCGTCAAATCGAGATAGGAAGAGTTCTAGACAAAAGAGGCGAAAGGAGCGAGGAAGGCACAATCGGACAATCTGTGCAACAACAATCAACTGGTTTTGGATCTGATTCTACACTCAGcaaaaagttaaattttgacAGCAGTGAAGAGGAGTTTGAGAACATCACTAAAATGACCAAATCCTACGACAAGAAAGGAATTTTTGGCCGCAAGGACAAAAATTGGCAGAAGAGGGTGGTTGGGGAAATTGCATTCCAGCTTGACAGACGAATTTTGCAACATATATTTCATCACAGACGTAGACTGTATGGGTTCACTGTCCGGAATATTTCCGAAAAGATAGATGAAATAGCCACAGATGCAAATGGTGTTTATGACGTACGGAAAGCGACAGAATTGCATGGACGCCAAAACTTTGTAATGTCGATGTTAGCCGAAAAAGCCGAATTCGATCCAAAATACCATCCGATGTTCTCAGAACTTCTGGTAAATAAGTATGGCATTTTGAAGGTCAATCCGTGGGAAGATAAAGAAGAACTGAAATCTCTCCAAAGTGTTGATTTTTTGACCAAACTTGTGACAGAGAATGCATTACCTGAATATAGAACTGATGCTGTTATTTTACTCCGGGCACTAAATGCTATTTCTAGTTGGGATAAAAAGCCTATATTAATGTGGTGATAACTGATAaacagatgtaataaattgttTCACATTGCTACTAGTATTTGAAAGTTGAAATTCCCAGCACATAGAGCTAATTAAACATAACCTAGACACCTCCACGCATTTTAACCAAAAACTTGTATAcgggaaaataataaataatttattcatttaaaattcaaattgctATGCTATTAAAACGAcaaatctaattaaaaaagtaagagCGTATATTGCTATCATTGCTGTATTTCATGTTTTTGAGTtgtttttcataacaacaataagaagaagaaaataccaacacgaataagaacaacaacataataacaaaacgatccatacgtacatttcgtgtccaataaaagtCAGCTAGCGCCCAACACAAGCATGCTATAAACATCAGGCATCATATTGTAAACAGTCTGTCACTGGTCTGTGATGTTTTGCATTCCTGCACGCTGCAAATAGAATTTTCTTTCTGACGATGCATCACAACAGCCACATACATATCCTGGGCAATGTTAGAGGATCGCAAGTAATCACTGAtgcataaataaaaacattttattccaTTCCCATGATACGATGATTGCTGTATAAGTGGTTCGTTGACCCAACTATTTTTACATTGCTGAGTTAGGGGCTAGTTGTCATGAAGTGCCTTTAATCAGATTACAACAAATTTAAAGaatacttccgtagtatgtgcaacaagatgacgggcatcagaacgtagtatgtgtatcaggttagagtCAGGCCGtaattttagatacaaatactacgggagtcacttggccagtccccgaactggtaatagaactaaaataaggaaaattggaataaaattttggtctaaccttaacctggtacacatactatgttcaggtgtccgccatcttgttgcacatactacgggagcgccattTTAAAGAGAGGCTACATAAAACCCGAATTGTGGTCTGATGTATTTTGACGGCTTACAAAAATTTGTTCGAGACGGTGGTATAAGAATGTCGGAAGCGGTTGTCCTGAAGATGAGTTGTGCAGGGTTGCCATACTGGCTTTTTAACGCCAAGATTAACATATTTCAAGGGTTGTGGTGCTTGTACCATTTGCTCGTTTAAATAGTTTTGACCTGACTTTTTTGATCACTGGAATCTGGCAACCCTGGATTTGTGCCAAGCGTCCTTTTGTATCAAGAATTGATATATGTTTAGGCGTTTCTCACTACCGATACACCAATGCCAAGCGACATGTTGGCCCAACATGGTAATTGCAGATTCTCTTCAACAGAAATCACGAGCATTCTTTGATGTAAAGATTATTTTCGTCTTCTTTGGTACGATTGCCGTCGTCTAGGGCTGCCTCTGTTTCGAACTCCTCTCCGTCTACCTCGTCTTTTTGTTTTGGTACCACGTTCCGCCTATTTTGAATTCTTTTCTTACctgcatttttgaaaaaaatattatgcaaTATTTATCTTTTCGTTTAATTTGTGGATAGTTTGAATATAACAAATACCAATTACTTTTATCCACGTGGCATAAAATATCTATACTTACACTAGAgccagtgtttttcaaccttttttttatcgtggtatgccttttacaaattttcaagaattttgtATAGGCTTACCTTACCAATAACACttgaataaacaataaattttaatcacatattgtactgcaatatcattatgcaatctaataggccagtgtccgcaagttataaatttgactgatgGCCTTAGCGTCaacgggaataatgttcaacgtaaatcaaacgaagtgcatagcagccgaaatcaccaacccagacgcgtgaccgcattatctatataatttgtgatgtaacaatgtgttCACTTTCTTAGATTTAATggcattttatatttcatgtgtgCCGCGTTTGTATTGTTGTCTccgattgaatattttataatttattatattagagtttagaatccctgacttaggctgtacacccttcgtataccCTTTACCTGTTGTAAACCAAACTTATGATTCGGTATACACGTGGGTGtaccgtatacccggttgaagagcactgcgTGACTAgactaataaattaaaaatatacctgttaaaaattttatgaactAACATCTTTGGATAACTTATGTTAAGCACATTTTGCACTTTTAGGAAATTGaggttttataaatattatgcTGTGAtgaattcattttatatatacataatctTGTTTTCAACGGGGGGTTAATAGTATCTTAAGCTTCAGTTACCCTTCTTTCCTGTTTCTTTGAAGAAATTGCTGATGAGTGACATCACTGTCGCCATAAAAGCCATACCGAATAAAATCCAAAAATAAACCATGATACGATAAATCGGAATGTATTTTGTGCTTGGATCGGTTCCTGAACAAGGAAACTCAAttaaaatcatacacaaatcaTCAATTATGTTATCAATTATGGTAGTCTGAACATGTTTACCAGTTTTTAGTCGCCCACTCGTgaaacactctcaaaataagtATAAATAATTGGGTAACAATGGTACCTGTGGTTGAGtgtagaaataaattttctggggtcaaaggtTAGAGAAACATCCAATGGGTGGCGTGAACTAATTTAGGCAGAAAACTATTGactatataaataaaataggcaGAGTATgaacaataaatataattcaCCTGCAACAATGTCTCCAAATCCGATAGTTGTTATTGATATGAAGGAGTAGTAAAGAGCATCTTCGTAGCTCCAAGGTTCAAATGAAACAAAAAGAATTGATGGAATCAGTAGACAAAGAACAGCGTACATCAGAGATATAACAGTGATAAGAAGAACTTTGCTAACCCAAGTCCGAGTTGcctatattttaaaataccaaTACATAAGTTCGAACCAATTCCTACACcgcatataaaatagttttataAAGTGATAATTCACTAAtaaaagtcataaataaatagCATGCGTCAGAACTAACACTTAGACTGCCTAATAAATTGATatttggtttcattttgaaagattATGATCTATAAATTGTTAAATGAACGAGACAATAATTCTAGTccaaaattgacaaaaatttaccaaataaatatttcacaccAATAGATTAACAAAATATCCTTTGTGAGATGTTTGTATTTTGTATTCTTTGTACCTTTCCATTTATTCTTGTTTCTAGTTTCAATACCAGTCCTGCTATCTTTCCACCAAGTCCAGTGAACATGATAGTAAATAAAGGAATTCCTATAAGTGCATAGATAATGCAAATTGCTCGACCCAGATGCGATTTTGGGTACAGATGACCATAAcctgaaaaagaaaatttggAATGCCGTATTCTGCTGATGAATAATTTAGATTAATTAAGAATTACGCAATGGACATGACGCGGGGGTAAATGATAGTCTTCTTAACGTAacgaaatgtaaaaataatatcttgaaaaatgagagagaaataaaataatggaCGCCGAGATGGTGTTGTAGTTAAACGTATATTTGCTGATATCGCAACTGTAGTCGtacttttgaatattttgtgttCCGAGAgactaattttcaaatttgcataTCTCAATGTCAAACTTAGAGTCGGAATTGTTCTTTCAAACAGTGTGAGGTTATTTTCATGctcaaattcaatattttcatgagtaAATCTGGCAATCAAAAGTCGAGTTTTGTATTAGATTTCCGATAGTAGCAATGGGAAAGaaactttttcaaactaatTTGACAGAAACCATTACGGAACGGGGCAACAGAAACCaatcaatattaattaattaacataCCAATTGTAGTTACTACAGTTCCAGCGAAAAACACCGATGCCTCAAAATGCCAGTTGTTGACGCACGTTGAAGTCATTGTGGTAAAATCAAATATAAACCCATATTTCTCCGCGTTCGAAATTTCCTAAATGATATGAAATAAATGAGTCAAACTACGTGCTTTTTGCATAAAATTCACACCGGTAAAGAAATAAAatgcatataataatatatgaccaaaatataataattcattTTCAGCTCAACTCCAGACAGTGTACTTTTAATAATAGAAATGCATATTACGGACGCAAGTTAGGATGGCGCCATGCTAGATAATCTAACTTTAGTTGTTACAAGTAATGAAGTGCGACAGCAACATACTCGAAGCCACTTTGAATGGATGGGAAATCCTATTAATAAATAATGCCcaaatatattctatatttccCCGACTAGCTTGTTAGTCACCTTTAGCATTCTTCTTATTGGGGAAGCACTTGCAATCTTCTTCAATGATCACCAAAGTAagcaaaatgataaaatagtatatatattgtttttatgttaCAAATTGTTGAATTTTATCATTGTTGGCAACAATTCTTTACTAAATCATCTTCATGAATTGACATTTATTCagttttgaattgttttttgcgGAATTACTAGTATTATCTACTTGGGATAAAAAGTTAAATTAGGTATGATATTTGTACAATGTTTACTATTATACATGGCACTGAAGGTTTGTCGCCATATTCGTCAGGGCACTGATTCCAATACGTTTAGCCTATTTCAGACGAACTATTTTTAGTCATGATTAAATTGTCGTCTGATATGTCTACCCATTTGCGCCGCCAAAACATTGATTTGTTCAATGGGTAGATTCAGTGCCTAATAAACTACTAATTAGTTTCAATAAACCAAAATGGGAAATTCTGTTTGAAAATTTGTCTTGTCATTTGAGATTTGCCATCTAACATTAGTTTACACTGCATTCTGCTTATGACAAATTATATTTCGGAGAAGATGCATACACCTAGTATACTAAAGTATTGTAAAATAACAACAGAAGAGAAACCATGTATAAAGTATTTGCATTTTATGAATTTACCTGTGTGAGATCCAGTAGAGATGTGATGGGTATAGCTGATTTATTCATGTCAACTTCGAAGATTATATTTTCTATTGTGTGGGTGGTTTCTTCGCATTTTTGAGCGTCGTAATTCCCTTCAACGATCATAAAAATTATCCCACCAACtataagataaataaaataacatatgaCAAGTCCAAGCAAAATTTTCCAATTCATTTCAAATCAGATAGTGTTTTATTCAAGCTTCAAAACtaacaaaaaaaatggaaattaatttaaaaatcgTCCAAATATGATCGTATTTTGTTTGGACTTTCCACTCGGATATAATGTATAGGTTTACAACGTATATTCTGTCTTACTCTGACTATGTCAATATTTTGTCAGTCTCGCTCTGTTTCTGTTACTCTCAATGTTGTCTGTCTACAGTAAGATATTCAGCATATTTCTCAGATGTGCAATCAATAGTCATTAGTCAGTCAGACATCTAAATTGAGAAGCCGTGTCAGAAACGATGATGATAATGCGTTTGCTCGACCGCAACGTTGAAATTCACTCACTCTTGTCTTTATCTATTGGACGACACGCGGTGACAGTAATTCTGATTCTACTCAAAAAATTCAAGTAAAATCTACCGACGTTTTGTTACGCGTGAGCCCGTATAAGGGAATTACAAAGGTATTTAACGTTAAGGGTAAAATAATACTATATGAAAGGATCTTTGATAAATATTCTCTTATTTACTTATAAAACTATCCGGAATTCATCACAGTTGCggaagaaataaataaatcagtTGTATCATTCTCATCTTCAAACAGGAAGGAAAcatatattattcatttaagCTCAAATATGAAATTACTAATCTTGATTCTTCTTTTGAGTCAACGGAAAAAACGAATGCTTCCGAGATTGACTGTCACTGGCACTATATTTGTAGAGTAGATAGTAAATATACCTTTGAACGATATATATGCTCTCTATTTGCACATAATGTTGGATGTCTTGTACGCATTTAAAGGAAAATCTAACAATCTGATATACACTTCAGTACGATACATTCCAATTGCGAGTACACATATCatcgtatttaaaatactgatcACAATTTTAGTCATATCGTGAAGTTACCCCAGCATAACTAATCcactataacaaataaaaaccaACTTCCAAAACTCCAGTATTTTGTGAGCACTGGAACGTCTAGTGGTAAAAAATTGTTCTTATTCTCTTCATACCACGAGCAAGTTTCAAAACAGACTTTATTCGAAAGTCTTTAATGCACCGTCATCGATCAGTGGGTTTAGAATcgatcaatgtttttttttcaaatatgcgCCGAATATAATCTGTTTTTTGCAAATGAGACAACCAAAACAAGCTATAGCACAATCTCAGCTAGCTATAacagaatataaaaaatcagAATATAGAAAATACAATTCCGAATATATGACGATTTATAGATTTCAAAGCATAACGTCATCGGTGTTATACTCCTCGTTCAAATATATTCGTACCATACCATTTATAAAACAAGTACTAAATAGTACTTTTGTTAGTTTAATAATGTTTACCCTCTTTAAATAAACGCCATAGGTGTTGACGACGTGATATATTTATCAGCGGGGTTTACATTTCTCACTACATGCCCTCATTATAAAAATTCTTTTTCGTTAGCTTTAACTTTATGAATTTAACTTTCGCATCTATAAAAATTGCAAGCATTGTTTCGCAATTGCGCTATTTGTATTGTACGGTATATTTATGTCTAGCTTCAACATCCACTTGGGAACGTTCCTGTAATTCTTTCTGCCTGGTAATCCAACTCATTAGTCGCCAAACATAATGCTTTGACTTCTTAACTTTGTTGAATGCTTTCAATAACAGCTTTTATTATACCGATGTCAATTCATAGTCTACAAATCTATTTGGCTgctgaaatttcatttaaccGTTAACTAACCGCTTCACTACATATCgaaaacaattataaaatttcttttattattttcttttctttttctgcCACGTTTGATGATATGTATTATGAATAGATATAACCAATATAAATCATTTTGCTTGGCATTTGTGAAGGTAACGAATGTCGGTTAGGATTCTTTGTCTAATTCAGTTTTCAACACACGTgcctataaaatatttattgtgcTGTAATTGTTTGTATAAGGTAATTTTGTCTAGGTATAGTTTTACATATCTATCTGAATTTATACATAGTTTAGATTAGAACAAACAGCTGAAAAATTCATATACCATGCTTTATAGAAATACGGCGTATTTATAGGCATCTGGATGTAAACACAGCTTACACAAGCAGTTACTTATATGCAAAGAGCTATTCCTATTTTGAAAAAACCGGACAATTTGCGTTTCgtcattgcctacccaattcatTACACTCAGGTTAAGATGGTGggaatgggattcgaacccgagATTTTATTCTGCAATGCCATTATAGGTAAAACTAACAATTCAACCATTAAGCGACTGTGACCATCCAAGCTGGTAAATATTACAATAGGATTTGATGtgaatacataaaaaaattgtaaatattttttataaaaaaaaacacttttaATCAAAATCCCTAAGAAGATTAAATCTTACTCATTCTCtgaaattgcaatttttttttattaatttaataattttaaactaaaattCAAAACTACAATGAGCTTTGATAAAATGTTGCTCTAGTTTTCTCTTAattaaacaatacaaaattctACATAAGAAATGAATAATGCAGCTGCTCTGTTTTGTTCTTTAAACATTAGGGAAACCTAgccatattttattcatttgagCTCAAATATAAAATTGCTACTTTTTATATCTCAATAAAAAAGCTAAGTTTACGTCTGCTGTCATTGTCTTTATATTTGTAGATTAGAAGAACCTTTCATACTTTTTCACACATTTTAAAAAGCTTGGAAAGTTGACCACTAGTCAAATAGAAATTCAGAGCAAAGCTTCTATTTCTTGTCAATATAGGCTTTCTTTGAGCATATTATCGTTGTATACAAAATCTACTTAAGGACTTGTGAGTGTAGTGGGCTTGGCTTGAGAACTCAGCTTCCGACATATACTGGTATTACGACTTGAATCTAAACTCGAGTGTTATAATTTTGCACTCAAAGTTGAGTGATTTGCTGTTCTTTCATAGCTGCAATGAAGCTAGTTTATTGCTCTGGGTGATTTGGGGATGAATGAGGACTAACACTGGgacatattttagaaaataaaattattctatTATGTAAACGTTTTCATTAGTTTACGCCACAATGCGGGAGTATTTTAGGGCTTATGTTGTATGCAAATGATGCAGACCCAATGCCGAACCATTGTTTTATTACATCACAGTGCTTACCTTGGCCCCGCTATGTCACGGTTGTATTTGAAACGCAATGCCTACATTAGCTAGACTACTTACTACGGTTTTATTACTACACAGTGCCTGCCACGATCAATCGTTTTAACTAC
The genomic region above belongs to Styela clava chromosome 13, kaStyClav1.hap1.2, whole genome shotgun sequence and contains:
- the LOC120332568 gene encoding potassium channel, subfamily K, member 16-like isoform X3, which gives rise to MNWKILLGLVICYFIYLIVGGIIFMIVEGNYDAQKCEETTHTIENIIFEVDMNKSAIPITSLLDLTQEISNAEKYGFIFDFTTMTSTCVNNWHFEASVFFAGTVVTTIGYGHLYPKSHLGRAICIIYALIGIPLFTIMFTGLGGKIAGLVLKLETRINGKATRTWVSKVLLITVISLMYAVLCLLIPSILFVSFEPWSYEDALYYSFISITTIGFGDIVAGTDPSTKYIPIYRIMVYFWILFGMAFMATVMSLISNFFKETGKKGKKRIQNRRNVVPKQKDEVDGEEFETEAALDDGNRTKEDENNLYIKECS
- the LOC120332568 gene encoding potassium channel, subfamily K, member 16-like isoform X2 translates to MNWKILLGLVICYFIYLIVGGIIFMIVEGNYDAQKCEETTHTIENIIFEVDMNKSAIPITSLLDLTQIASASPIRRMLKEISNAEKYGFIFDFTTMTSTCVNNWHFEASVFFAGTVVTTIGYGHLYPKSHLGRAICIIYALIGIPLFTIMFTGLGGKIAGLVLKLETRINGKATRTWVSKVLLITVISLMYAVLCLLIPSILFVSFEPWSYEDALYYSFISITTIGFGDIVAGTDPSTKYIPIYRIMVYFWILFGMAFMATVMSLISNFFKETGKKGKKRIQNRRNVVPKQKDEVDGEEFETEAALDDGNRTKEDENNLYIKECS
- the LOC120332568 gene encoding potassium channel, subfamily K, member 16-like isoform X1, whose protein sequence is MNWKILLGLVICYFIYLIVGGIIFMIVEGNYDAQKCEETTHTIENIIFEVDMNKSAIPITSLLDLTQKIASASPIRRMLKEISNAEKYGFIFDFTTMTSTCVNNWHFEASVFFAGTVVTTIGYGHLYPKSHLGRAICIIYALIGIPLFTIMFTGLGGKIAGLVLKLETRINGKATRTWVSKVLLITVISLMYAVLCLLIPSILFVSFEPWSYEDALYYSFISITTIGFGDIVAGTDPSTKYIPIYRIMVYFWILFGMAFMATVMSLISNFFKETGKKGKKRIQNRRNVVPKQKDEVDGEEFETEAALDDGNRTKEDENNLYIKECS
- the LOC120332566 gene encoding uncharacterized protein LOC120332566, translated to MEEMELNLTEDEIQFEKERLERENASLIQEIERLGGFADSCFLPLKPDTYNEKTYSTEAVPPASTLTSLSSSSTSYAALPGKSKKPQVDSVALLAAASQSPNDANAKRIVMKSDFLQSYDDLKLNDTKKNDNPLSSLSEGALSFDQIGSEKYSTTPQRFFEPGRQIEIGRVLDKRGERSEEGTIGQSVQQQSTGFGSDSTLSKKLNFDSSEEEFENITKMTKSYDKKGIFGRKDKNWQKRVVGEIAFQLDRRILQHIFHHRRRLYGFTVRNISEKIDEIATDANGVYDVRKATELHGRQNFVMSMLAEKAEFDPKYHPMFSELLVNKYGILKVNPWEDKEELKSLQSVDFLTKLVTENALPEYRTDAVILLRALNAISSWDKKPILMW